In Aptenodytes patagonicus chromosome 6, bAptPat1.pri.cur, whole genome shotgun sequence, one genomic interval encodes:
- the FASTKD1 gene encoding FAST kinase domain-containing protein 1, mitochondrial isoform X1, whose translation MFCLRQVCLFTLRHYQARTLSSDLLLSQINSCTHEDEVFSLVGRNKARLSEKHVGIALNMLWQLQKKKPLLLRTSDYIRNHSQFLTLCILAENKAEHMEDEAVVDTLYSILRLNVEDHDSLAEVLVTEAWKRLERLSLPALSKFALCLYKQRRHFSPVIGKVAHIVDMKLNSIQDIRILSVLMISISDVISQSFRDRLLHKAGQLLEEKDEVHFNYAKRILQFLQNVKLRYHPLLEKCNKIFIKSASRLDIHSISLIFGLYEQLGFDNAEFHLVAKQLLSETIDDYYDPETFAKLFFTLGPMAGSRVRERLLVTAVRMAEEFSSHQVLVILKTMQKMKCRNSYLLKKMASVLHKHLDSYHVLQLVKLAQYLVVLRCHNLELFAKLKMLLFGFLKSSVIPADTAAIIRVLAMLPSFQVEEIIINKAAAVLPQCRLHHLNCIATAVVKWNHYDQLHWQNSSELCVKLLQKLNDCGFQRLQKANNLNLLLEELTHVNGEWFAEVLSEETMAICQRLIDQITWANVLQLSFFLIKTNHRCPSLLDRIASVTVENIDKIHPFEIYFILFLFSVVNYDPPANEEFFESCIQHLTSNLSCFETHHLVLLGHVLAVAGYFPPVLITRIFNVSFLSKLDAQLEVLPDTLKQRVRSRLMKLNRAVCLECPEFHIPWFHEHYCQRVFRNSSSRINPLRQHVHRMLIEILGGSHYARISVLTPYYYEIDFECILDENKKPLSYMAQNIPLDDVEGIHLRHDIKDEGRKALPPGAQRIALEFLDSKAFSKDSRHLKGEPALKKRHLEMLGYRVVQIPHFEWNSMVLSTKGEQLEYLRKHLYGVQ comes from the exons atgttttgtttgaggCAGGTTTGCTTGTTTACACTGAGACATTACCAAGCTCGGACTCTGAGTAGTGATCTGCTTTTGAGCCAGATAAATAGCTGCACCCATGAAGATGAAGTGTTCAGCCTTGTTGGAAGGAACAAGGCCAGGCTTTCTGAAAAACATGTGGGAATTGCATTGAACATGCTGTGGCAATTGCAAAAGAAGAAGCCGCTTCTCTTAAGGACTAGTGACTATATAAGAAATCACTCCCAGTTTCTTACCCTTTGCATTTTAGCAGAAAACAAGGCGGAACACATGGAAGATGAGGCCGTAGTGGACACCCTATATAGTATTCTGAG GCTCAATGTTGAAGACCATGATTCTCTAGCAGAAGTGCTTGTCACAGAAGCATGGAAAAGATTAGAAAG GCTTAGTTTGCCAGCTCTGTCTAAATTCGCACTATGTTTATACAAGCAACGCAGACATTTCAGTCCCGTAATTGGCAAAGTAGCTCATATTGTGGACATGAAACTGAATTCTATACAGGATATAAG GATCTTGTCAGTTTTGATGATCAGCATATCTGATGTTATCTCACAGAGTTTTCGAGATCGACTACTACACAAGGCTGGACAGCTCTTGGAAGAAAAGGATGAAGTCCACTTCAACTATGCCAAAAGAATACTACAGTTTCTTCAAAATGTAAAACTGAGATATCATCCATTGCTAGAAAAATGCAACaagattttcattaaaagtgCCTCTCGTCTTGATATACACAGTATTAGTCTTATTTTTGGACTGTACGAGCAGCTGGGTTTTGACAATGCTGAATTCCACTTAGTTGCTAAACAGCTGCTGTCTGAGACTATAGATGATTATTATGATCCTGAAacctttgcaaaattattttttactcttGGGCCTATGGCAGGATCCAGGGTAAGAGAAAG gTTGCTAGTAACCGCAGTGCGCATGGCAGAAGAATTTAGCAGTCACCAAGTATTGGTAATACTGAAGACgatgcagaaaatgaaatgcagaaattcTTATCTActcaaaaa AATGGCTTCTGTTCTCCACAAACACTTGGATAGCTATCATGTATTACAGTTGGTAAAGTTAGCGCAGTACTTGGTGGTGTTGCGTTGCCACAATCTGGAGCTGTTTGCCAAACTAAAAATGTTGCTATTTGG TTTTTTAAAATCTAGTGTCATACCTGCTGACACTGCTGCAATAATTCGTGTTCTGGCCATGCTCCCTTCCTTTCAAGTGGAGGAAATCATTATAAACAAAGCAGCGGCAGTTCTGCCTCAATGCAGGCTCCATCATTTGAATTGCATTGCTACAGCTGTTGTCAAATGGAATCATTATGACCAGTTGCACTGGCAAAACAGTTCTGAGCTATGTGTAAAGCTTCTGCAAAAACTAAATGACTGTGGATTTCAGAGGCTTCAGAAAGCCAACAACTTAAATCTTCTGTTGGAAGAACTTACACATGTGAATGGAGAGTGGTTTGCAGAAGTCCTCAGTGAGGAAACTATGGCCATATGTCAACGCTTGATAGACCAAATAACATGGGCAAATGTAttacagttgtctttttttctcataaaaacaAACCACCGTTGTCCTTCATTACTTGACAGAATAGCTTCTGTGACTGTTGAAAATATAGACAAG ATCCACCCCTTTGaaatctattttattcttttccttttctctgttgtGAATTATGACCCTCCTGCCAATGAAGAGTTCTTTGAGAGTTGTATCCAACATCTTACTTCTAATTTGA GTTGTTTTGAAACTCACCACTTGGTGCTGCTTGGTCATGTTTTGGCAGTGGCTGGGTATTTTCCTCCAGTTCTGATAACGAGGATATTTAATGTTTCTTTCCTAAGCAAACTGGATGCTCAACTtgaag TCCTGCCTGATACCCTAAAGCAGAGAGTCCGCTCGCGCCTCATGAAATTGAACAGAGCAGTCTGTCTGGAATGCCCAGAGTTTCACATCCCTTGGTTTCATGAGCACTACTGCCAGCGTGTCTTCCGTAACA GCAGTAGCCGAATAAATCCACTGCGACAGCACGTTCACAGAATGCTGATAGAGATCTTAGGAGGGAGCCATTATGCAAGAATATCTGTTCTCACACCATACTACTATGAAATAG ATTTTGAGTGCATTctggatgaaaataaaaagcCTCTTTCCTATATGGCTCAGAATATACCTTTGGATGATGTGGAGGGAATACACTTGAGACATGACATCAAGGATGAAGGGAGAAAGGCTCTGCCACCAGGAGCTCAGAG